Within Coffea arabica cultivar ET-39 chromosome 4e, Coffea Arabica ET-39 HiFi, whole genome shotgun sequence, the genomic segment TTGGGCACCCATTACCCaacttaaattaaaaaaataaataaacaaattaaacacaAAATGCACGATAACGCACGCAGGAGTTGATCTATTAAGTCAACGACTTTCCCAATACGTAGGGCCCCATAGATCGTATAATCAGGTGTAATCCCAGTGCACGATAACTTGCCTAAATCTTGACCATCCAAACAAGTCATATCCGTGTATCGGCTTTTAGCAAGCGGGAATTTGATGCGGCTAAATTCTTGTAACGGCTCGATGGGATGCAGCCTAAtgactgttaaatgtttgtgtttgtgagttgtgagCTCTAGGAACATAAGATCATGACGGTGTCCAATTGTTACACAATACAAATTCAATGGCAGCCCAAGGTGAGATACACACGCCTAAAATGTGTGCATTGTTTAGATGTTTCTAATTTCTCCATTTTACAACGGCTCAGATGCGTTATCATGCATGATTCCTTTGtgtttattttttgggtcaaaagttCAGTTTATAATTTTCTTTAAAGTGTGATTGGGTCCAAATAGTTTACACAATTAGTATGTATGTGTATTTGTGAAAGTATATTAGTATATATTTTAGTGTGtttatatgtgtaaaaataaCGTATTTTAAAAGAACTTAAAAAGTGAGTGTGTATTTGTATCTGTGAGTGTTTTAGTATGTGAAAATATATCTATCTatgtaaaaatgtatttatgtgtgtgaattttttttttatatgtgaaaatatatttgagagaatttatgtatcaaaatctattatttaatatattgcATCATATTTGGGTCATGGGTTTGAGATAACTCAATATGACCCAATccaaaattaatccaatctaaagTTTGGCGTGTTGGATGTAACCCATTTAAATGAAAACTCAATATCAATCTGCCCAAAATTCACTCAACCAGTCCAATTGTCATGTATACAATTGGCAAAGCTCACTAATGAAGTACTTACAAGTCTAATATTAGTTAGACTAGTATATAAGGATGAGATGccaatatcttttttttttttagggtggATGCCTCTAAAGCCTGAGGCTCAATGCAGAAAACTTGATTTTAGCCTACAAATAATAGTATAATACTACTAGTTATATGCACAAGCAAAACAGCcaattaggggtggcaattttcgataCGATCTGAACATACGACACgaatctaacacgaaattaatgggtttagaTTGAGATTTCGGAGGTTCAGGTCAGAATCGGATCGAGTcagatgaacccgaaaagaaaataggttgatttcgggtcaacccgttgATGACCTggtatgacccgtttacgaattaaaaatattttaataaatataaaaattattttatctaactaaactaagttattctttctttttcaaaggcattaattacttaatcctaaatgaatttatttaattcatgtgaagttgaaattattatatttggataaataatatgttatattattttttacttttatactgttttaatttattttatatttggtttgggataaaacacttttacggtgtttaatttattttaaattttgtttggaattatttatttaaagttttattacttgattatgtaattagttttgtgagaaattgattttattagaaattacagtgataaattaataaattaaaattaagtttcggatcATTTCGAGTCGACCCgtcaattcaaaatttttgggttcgtgTCATGTATTCTGACccgtttcgggttggcgggGCAGGTTCGAGTCAGCGGGTTTTTTGTTATACCTAAGTCTCAACCCGACACGCCAATCCGAATTCGACCCAATTGCCACCCCTACAGCCAATATACCACATTGCCCTCCCTCAGAAAAATGTTTAAATATGAAATGCCTCCTTGGAATTATGGGTGAGTAGTAAATCACCCCCGTATTCatagcaaaatttttcaaacaatatttcacttgcatcataaatatatttttcaattcactTTTTACATtcttaatcatctttttatctcgcatatattacatcacaaaaagtattacaataattatttcaaataatactggGTTTGTTTGAATagcaaattatcccaaataatattttgcttgcattataaacacatttttcaattcacttttttatattttcaaccatctttttatctcatatacatcatatcacaaaaagtatcacaattattctaaataatatttcaaataatactctatccaaataaatccactctatccaaacaatagAAACATACCTCCTAAAGACTAGCACCGGTGGTACGCCGAATGATTTGACCAAAACACTTTTTATGCGGACACAATTGCCTCCTTAATTTTGGTACCAAACGACTTCATTTTATACCGATGCTGCTTTTCTCTGCTAAATAAAAACAGTTCCACTCTCAGTGCTACCTTGCTACATAAAAACAAATTTCTAtctaaaatcacaaaataatagtaaaatacatttaaaaatttcaccaacatcCAATTTATCAGTGAAGTGCCCATAAAAATGGGTACAAAAGTGAaccataaaaaaaggaaaaagaagcactacatgattttttttttttttttttgcatccaATAGATGTACCATTGCTAGttgtaaaaggaaaaaaaattcatttaacaagtGGACATAAATAAGTGAaaggcaaaacaaaaaaaaaatacaagataacAACACTTCGTAAATAGGGGAATATAGAACCACATTACTACAAGATAACAACGAAAAGAGAAAACCAAGTATGAAACTCAAAAACCACAAGCACATACActttttataaattaaaaaaaagcaatatatagAGAAGTAATGACAGGAAAACTAAATTATGCTTGAATTACTGAAAAAATTGTGTAAAATGGCATTTTTATCATACATATCAGATAAATTATgcaaaatgacatttttccAATCACATAATTGTCATGTGATGGTTTTTCCTCTAATGGAAAGGTGAATTTGgaacaaaaattttatttgttattgtaaaacaataaaattgcCAACACAACATAAATTATCTAATGGCATAATGGTCTTTTTTATTGGTtgcatctatatctatataaatttgagaaggggCTTTAAtatggttaagtcaaaatgcttCCAACccttcattaaattttttatagaattttgattttttaaaaattgttatATATCCTTTCATGTCTTTTGAATTCAAAAGTAAGAAGTGGCTTCACTTATATTGGGATTTGGTTTAAAATCTATTCATTTGAggctaaataaaatgaaaacatcaTCACCAAACCTACtcaaagtaaaaaaataaataataatttattttaccCTTTAACTTAATAATTCTAACTAAGAGGGCAAATtatatagaaaaaaaataatattcacTAGTCATGgattaaaaaaatcaagaatgatACGATTCATGAAACCTTAATTATgaaatcactaactaataaacAAAGTACTACTAGCCTTTAGatatgaaaatttttgtttgaaatctttatttttgacaaaaaataataaaaaataattgcaattctatcaaaattaaaaagaataaCAATACGGCTTAAGGGAAAAATATAGGCCATTTTACCTAAATTGTATctacttaatttgtatatatcttATCCAAATCCGACCctaattaaatttgaataagAGTATAAAACCCAAGCGCTAAGAATAGCTGTAGGTATTATTGATTATTTTATGtacttttattgttttcttcaTATGTAAATATGGAACTGCTATGCCATTTTTATATAGATTTTTTTTGTAGTAGTTGGGGGTATTATAAGATATTATTAGTTTTTTGTTTGCATTTTCAAATACAAATACTATATTGTAAAAATATTAGACCaaaattgcatattttcttttgcttcaaattttatcttttcaattttattttgaaagtacaaatataagtatattttAAGTGTAAGACCAAATTGCAAGTTatggaaaatttttcttttatttcaaattttaactCTTCAATTTTGGGGTTGATTATGGATTCAACTTctcatttgaaattttgaattattcaattcaaaatttatatGAGCAATAACTAAACTTGGTATTTTTATACTTTTgtatttaattttcattttttattttacttgccAAATTCACTTTATAATAGTGTAACAATGACAATGTGTTAAGTTATATTTTGAATAAAGAATGGAAAAATTAGGACTCTTAGACCAATAAATATGAGAAATACCGATTACAATTAATGCaaaaagaaaatccaaacaCATAGAGCATGTTATATACACATATGTATATAATTCTTATAAGTATATAAGAGAAaactatatattttttataacatAATATAtctcaaatgaaaaactttgatattactttattttgatttggcAGGTAAAAGATCAAGAGAGAAGTAGAGGAAAGGGAAATGAAGGAAATTGGCTGTGGGGGAATAGGGTTTGGGAGAATGATGAGATTTGAATTTGAATCCTTCcgcttatattaaaaaaaaaaaaagaaaattacttGACGTATCCAATAACAAAAAGGAGAATAAAGAGAAAAGGTGGGCCGACGGATAGTTGTGGTCCTATCATTCATTTTTTGGGCTATCTCATAAGTCCATACCTCATCGGGTGAGGAATCCTCCACTTTCTCAACATGGCCGATACGTGTTTGGCACAAACCAACAAAGTTGGTGGAaaaccaaaaagtcaaaaaggaaaGAGGTTTCTAGGGTTTGGATGAAATAGTACTCCACTGTAATAGTCGTCCTGGGGAGCTGGAGCCCTGACTCCGGAGGAGGCGGAGGAGGAACCAGAAAAGCTCAAAGCCTTTGTTCATTTTCTCTCTTCAAGTGTATCAACAATAACGAAAGTAGTAATAATCAATCATGGTATGATTTTTTTAGTATGATGATTTGTGTTTGTTTTGTACGGTACAAATTATATATTCATTAGAATTTGCTGTAAACCTAACCAAATAAACGTTATTTGGGGGTGGGGGTGCTGGCGGGGAGTGCAGCCGCAGGGAGATTATATAGAGCTTCACAGGAAGAGAAATGGCTACCGCCATGACCACTTCCAGCGCAAACGCAAGAAGGAAGCTCGTGAAGTTCACAAGCGCTCCCAATTTGCCCAAAAGGTCCCTTCTTTCTTCCCCTCTCTTCTGTCCCTCCCTCTATGCTTTTCTAATTCCTCAATGACgagattctctttttttttttcacacatcCATTTTCCATTTTCGGCAGGCGCTGGGTATTAAGGGTAAGATGTTTGCTAAGAAGCGATATGCCGAGAAAGCCCTCATGAAGAAAACGTATGCTTCTCCATCACTTTTCACTCTTattatctttctttccttttttttggtaagCATCTTTTTGTTGTTATCTGCACTATTTATTCATGCTAACTTGCAATTGGATTTACACCCCTCCTATGTTGGATATTTTTACTTGTTAGATCTTTCTaggcttttgttttcttcttttatatgtCTACTCGTTAAGTTCAAGAGCTTAATCACAATCAAGTCGTTTTGACGCTGGGCGCAGTATCAGTTGCAACATTTCCCTTTGCTTACTTTAATAGAACCCTAAGATGAGATGGTCATTAGTTTATTAGCTGTCGATAATATGGGGCTTTTGGTTTacaccttttccttttgcatTGCTGTGTGACAGTTTGGCTATGCATGAGGAGTCATCAGCCCGGCGCCAGGTTGAAGATGATGTCCATGAAGGAGCTGTTCCTGCTTATCTACTTGATCGTGAATCTACTACTAGAGCCAAGGCACCCTTTTTTCATTACCATTCTCTAGTTCTTGCTTATATTGTTCGTACAACTGATTGCTGATTTTCATCTATCTTCCTTTTTGTTAGGTTCTCAGCAACACTATAAAGcagaagaggaaagaaaaagctGGAAAATGGGATGTACCTCTTCCCAAGGTGGGTGCCTCAGTTTGTTAGGCTTGCCTTGCATTTTGGATATCACTGTCTTTCGCAATCGCTGAAAGAATTAAATGATGTCACCCCCCGGCGGGATTTGTGGCAGTTTGATTTTCATGTCCATATCCCATAATGTACAGCTTGCAGTAACTTGGCTTACTCTAAGCTAAGTTGTTATTCTACACACTTGTCTCTTCATCCTCGGTTGGTTTGCCAATCCCAGAAAACTCTTGGCCCATGTCATTACGTGCTTCTAAATTTTGGGTGTATAAAAGCACAAAGGCAGATAAAACCTGACAGCAAAAATTAGTAAAGTTCTCAACGTATGAAATGTCTAAAAGCTTATATGATGCATAAATCAGAGAaaatttcattcatttatttttttttttggggggggggggttgcaGCTGTCTAATTGATGGTATGTTTCCTAGGATCTTTAAGTAGAATGATGGATGTCTGGCTTCAGTTGTACATGAACCAAGGCAACTTTGCCAAGGAGATCAATTCCCTGCTGGTTTCCTCTTTTCCCTGTTGCCAATGTTTGTGATTGGCTTGTATGGGACTTGTCTTGGCTGTTGGAGTTACACTTTTGTTGAGAACCATACCAGCTGGGGAGCCAATATCACTTTAGTTAGCTCGagttttcctctctctctctctaaaggaaaaaaattctaGGTTCTCCCCTTTTTGTTTAAGGAagtttttttgggaaaattgcCCCTACCTTCCATGTTTCTGTTGCTTTAATCATCTCCCGACTTGAATCATCCAGTTGCCTCCTGACATTTTTGAAGTAGTTAAGATTTTAGGCAAAAAGGGGGGAGCTTTTGGAAGTTGGCCTTGTAGAAGCACAAGTTTTCCTGAGACATTTTGCTGGTTGCTAAATTCCTGGTTGTCATGTGGTTGTGAATTTCTTATACTTGAATTAATCAACTTTCTCATTGTTAGTTCTTTGATATATAGGTCCGCCCTGTAGCTGAGGATGAGATGTTCAGAGTAATCAGATCTGGGAAAAGGAAAAGTAAGTAATTTACCTGTCGCTTGCGTTATTTAGTTCTTTGTGTATGTTCAAATGTGCATTGCGCGAGTCAACAGTGAAATTTTGTTTACTGGcatgctgtttttttttttggggtttatTCACAGCAAAGCAGTGGAAGAGGATGATCACTAAAGCGACTTTTGTGGGTCCAAGTTTTACAAGGAAGCCACCCAAATATGAGCGGTTCATCCGACCAACCGGTTTAAGGTTCACCAAGGCTCACGTGACTCATCCTGAACTTAAATGTACCTTCAATCTTGAAATTATTGGAGTGAAGAAAAATCCCAATGGTCCAATGTATACATCTCTTGGTGTTGTAACCAAGGGAACTATAATTGAGGTACACATCTAAATCTGATGTTGCATAAATATTTAGTTTTTCAGGTTGAGTGATGTATAATTGCTAATGTATTCTGACTTGAATATCAGGTGAATGTCAGTGAATTAGGTCTTGTAACTCCTGCAGGAAAAGTTGTTTGGGGTAAGATTGTCCTTTCATTTTTGTCTCGGAAACTAGGAGGGGCCCTTCATTTCAGTTTTTAGTTGTGTGTTCTTATTGTCATTTGTGTTTTCAATGCAGGAAAGTATGCTCAAGTGACAAATAATCCTGAGAATGATGGTTGTATAAATGCTGTCTTGCTTGTGTAGGAATGGAGAGACATTTTGTATGACCGACTCTGGAGTTTTACTGACGCACCGATGATGTTTCTACTTATACCTACCATCTACCTACTTTTGTTCGTCATTTTTGTTAGTTGCTTAATATGACTACAAAATTTTACTGTACTATGAATTGAACATAGCATACGTTACTTTGGCGAATGGCCGCGATTCCTCATTGTTTTGTGTTTAATACTCAAAAGAATGAGCGATTCATGGGAAGGCATTTGTGGGCGATCGGTTTGTTAGGAGGTTACAGGACCAAGTTGACGGAAGTTGCCTGCCATATGCCTCGATGTTGTGCCTCATTTACTTGCTCTGCTAAATCTGTCTATAATCGCTGCATTGTCTGGTGAACGAACTGATAAGGCTAACTTTCCTTGGGGAGTCCCAATAATATCATGCCTAGTGTTATTTTCgagtagaggtggcaatttgtcccaagtttCAATGGATTACTCATGCCCATGGggactttgggcgggatgggtacTGAAATTTAATATTGAGTTTAAAATGAGACAAATCTTAAttgtacccattaattgatggaaaattttgagaaatacttgggtacccattggacTCAAATAGCAAGGGTTttgtttggattagctattttttgggggtatttttgaaatattttattatagtagtgtatatgaaaaatttttactataaaatttttttgaaatatttgatatactaatatggatgggatgttttttgagttattgtatattactgtaatattgtatttgaaaaacttattttttgaaaaaatagccaatccaaacggagtcttagattcaaaaattatatttaacaatttttatagtcataccaataaatataatctagtagtcttcctagtcattatccacaagaattttcAACATTTCAATCAGTTTAAACCTGTCATCCTTGGATAATGATGagaataaatattcaacactCTAAGTAccttggccatcttgatatatgttggaatatggctgtatatctatcttttcctttatttgttaatccaatttttggtgggaatcctgagtataaagcacttgcatg encodes:
- the LOC113742822 gene encoding uncharacterized protein, translating into MPQGDYIELHRKRNGYRHDHFQRKRKKEAREVHKRSQFAQKALGIKGKMFAKKRYAEKALMKKTLAMHEESSARRQVEDDVHEGAVPAYLLDRESTTRAKVLSNTIKQKRKEKAGKWDVPLPKVRPVAEDEMFRVIRSGKRKTKQWKRMITKATFVGPSFTRKPPKYERFIRPTGLRFTKAHVTHPELKCTFNLEIIGVKKNPNGPMYTSLGVVTKGTIIEVNVSELGLVTPAGKVVWGKYAQVTNNPENDGCINAVLLV